The following are encoded together in the Streptomyces rapamycinicus NRRL 5491 genome:
- a CDS encoding TetR/AcrR family transcriptional regulator: MPRLTDARKELRRAQIAEAAVRCFGRNGLERTSIADITAESGLSAGSIYAHYRNKADLVRAAAREVLVKRAEVIGEYAASDTPPGPDELLARLIAAVDPAEARVGVQTWGEATTDPAIRDIVVDMTDRMRAMLHDCVTAWLVKVERHEPAGARERAAPIAHRVMALYQAELLYTALRSPTEETAP, translated from the coding sequence GTGCCGCGGCTCACCGACGCGCGCAAGGAACTCCGGCGTGCCCAGATCGCCGAGGCCGCCGTGCGCTGCTTCGGCCGCAACGGCCTGGAGCGGACCTCGATCGCCGACATCACGGCCGAGTCCGGCCTCTCGGCCGGGTCGATTTATGCGCACTACCGCAACAAGGCCGACCTGGTCCGGGCCGCCGCCCGCGAGGTGCTCGTCAAGCGCGCCGAGGTCATCGGCGAGTACGCCGCGAGCGACACCCCGCCCGGCCCCGACGAACTCCTCGCCCGCCTGATCGCCGCGGTCGACCCCGCCGAGGCCCGGGTCGGCGTGCAGACCTGGGGGGAGGCGACCACCGACCCGGCCATCCGCGACATCGTCGTCGACATGACGGACCGGATGCGGGCGATGCTGCACGACTGCGTCACGGCGTGGCTGGTCAAGGTCGAGCGGCACGAGCCGGCCGGGGCCCGGGAGCGGGCCGCCCCGATCGCTCACCGGGTGATGGCGCTCTACCAGGCCGAACTGCTGTACACCGCCTTGCGATCACCGACCGAGGAGACAGCGCCATGA
- a CDS encoding CGNR zinc finger domain-containing protein, whose amino-acid sequence MDEFVFVSGRLCLDLVGTKLWRRSLRTELLTSPSDVSHWIRQAGLLDDPGPMDTRGWERVRRLREAICTLVRSWPPGDPSDAGLRDALAEVNEAARLPLLRHQLDVSGRLTRTGGVDEVLGAVARDAVDLLSSAQLGKTKECANPDCTRLFVDVSRSGARRWCGMAECGNKHKAASYRMRKKQQAVMET is encoded by the coding sequence GTGGATGAGTTCGTCTTTGTGAGCGGTCGCCTCTGCCTCGACCTGGTGGGTACGAAGCTGTGGCGACGCAGCCTCCGTACGGAGCTGCTGACCTCCCCGAGCGACGTGAGCCACTGGATCCGCCAGGCCGGGCTGCTGGACGACCCCGGCCCGATGGACACCCGGGGATGGGAGCGGGTCCGCCGTCTGCGCGAGGCGATCTGCACACTGGTGCGTTCCTGGCCGCCGGGAGATCCCTCGGACGCCGGGCTCAGGGACGCCCTCGCCGAGGTGAACGAGGCGGCCCGGCTGCCGCTGCTCAGGCATCAGCTCGACGTATCGGGGCGGTTGACGCGGACCGGCGGCGTGGACGAGGTCCTCGGTGCGGTGGCCCGCGACGCCGTGGACCTGCTGAGCTCGGCCCAGCTCGGCAAGACCAAGGAGTGCGCGAACCCCGACTGCACCCGCCTCTTCGTGGACGTGTCGCGCTCCGGGGCCCGGCGGTGGTGCGGGATGGCGGAGTGCGGAAACAAGCACAAGGCCGCCAGCTACCGGATGCGGAAGAAGCAGCAGGCTGTCATGGAAACCTGA